In the Corynebacterium kroppenstedtii genome, one interval contains:
- a CDS encoding amino acid permease yields the protein MGSNAKIETSSSGDRGLKRGLSARHVHFIALGSAIGTGLFYGSADAIQSAGPAVLLVYVLGGAVVYFMLRALGEMAVRMPVSGSFAEYCRIFLGPWSGYITGWMYAFEMVIVCLADLTAIGTYMKFWFPESPQWVWVAVTLLIVGAVNVTSSRLFGELEFGLTIIKVSAVVAMIAGGAIILIFGLGNHADSGVHNLWSHGGFFPHGPWGMAMALVVVMFAFGGSEIIGVTAGDAEDPAKTIPKAIHSVPIRILLFYVLAIAVIVTINPWSEINGESSPFVQIFNDLGVNWAAALLNVVVITAALSAINSDLFGAGRVVHGMAAEGLAPRSFARTSAKGVPIFTTTVMLGVLVIGVVINFLIPERVFLVIAALATFATVFVWLMILLAHLASRTGDQAPASKDLTYPVPLWPWGQYFALAMVVITIIMMMFSDDTRLALVVGVAWTALMSVVWVVRGRQTYEEYLAAREAEKSHA from the coding sequence ATGGGCAGTAACGCAAAAATAGAGACGTCATCATCCGGTGATAGAGGATTAAAAAGGGGACTGAGCGCTAGGCACGTCCACTTCATAGCCCTAGGATCCGCCATTGGTACAGGTCTGTTTTATGGCTCAGCTGATGCCATTCAGTCAGCTGGTCCCGCCGTACTTTTGGTTTATGTCTTGGGTGGCGCGGTGGTGTACTTCATGTTGCGCGCCCTTGGCGAAATGGCGGTGCGAATGCCCGTATCAGGATCCTTCGCCGAGTATTGCCGAATCTTCCTCGGTCCATGGTCGGGATACATCACAGGTTGGATGTACGCGTTCGAAATGGTGATCGTGTGCCTTGCGGATCTGACCGCTATCGGAACATATATGAAATTCTGGTTCCCGGAGTCACCCCAATGGGTATGGGTGGCGGTGACCTTACTCATCGTTGGGGCCGTCAACGTAACGAGTTCACGGCTTTTTGGGGAACTCGAATTCGGCCTCACCATAATCAAGGTATCCGCTGTGGTAGCTATGATTGCCGGTGGTGCAATCATCTTAATTTTCGGATTAGGAAATCACGCCGATTCCGGCGTCCACAATTTGTGGTCTCATGGAGGATTTTTCCCTCATGGGCCATGGGGCATGGCTATGGCACTTGTAGTCGTGATGTTCGCATTCGGTGGTTCTGAGATCATCGGAGTAACCGCTGGAGACGCCGAAGATCCGGCGAAAACAATTCCAAAGGCCATTCATTCGGTCCCGATACGTATTCTGCTGTTTTACGTGTTGGCCATCGCGGTGATTGTCACTATTAACCCGTGGTCAGAAATTAATGGTGAGTCGTCCCCTTTCGTGCAAATATTTAATGATCTAGGTGTGAATTGGGCAGCGGCTCTGCTCAACGTCGTGGTTATTACTGCAGCTCTATCAGCCATTAACTCAGATCTCTTCGGCGCGGGCCGGGTTGTCCACGGAATGGCGGCTGAAGGATTGGCCCCACGATCCTTCGCTCGTACATCGGCCAAAGGTGTGCCCATCTTTACAACTACAGTAATGCTCGGAGTTCTAGTGATTGGCGTGGTCATCAACTTCTTAATCCCGGAGCGCGTGTTCCTCGTGATTGCTGCTCTAGCGACCTTCGCCACGGTTTTTGTATGGTTGATGATATTGTTGGCCCACCTCGCCAGCCGGACGGGAGACCAGGCACCCGCCAGCAAAGACCTGACCTACCCGGTTCCGCTGTGGCCGTGGGGTCAATACTTTGCTCTCGCAATGGTTGTTATCACGATTATCATGATGATGTTTTCCGACGATACACGGTTGGCTCTGGTTGTCGGTGTCGCCTGGACGGCCTTAATGAGTGTCGTATGGGTGGTTCGAGGCCGGCAAACGTATGAGGAGTATCTCGCCGCACGGGAAGCGGAGAAGTCTCACGCTTAA